One stretch of Methylococcus capsulatus DNA includes these proteins:
- the cax gene encoding calcium/proton exchanger: MKFLLVFVPLAVIFEHWTSVPAGFRFATAALAIIPLAAAMVDATERISHRTGPTVGGLLNATFGNAPELIISLMALRAGLIEVVKASIVGVILGNLLFVLGLAFLLGGLRFHVQKFNRHGARIQRAVLMVAAISIVVPSVFDNFIPPEMIDREDGLNVCVALVLLATYALLLVFMLKTHPDYFASEEAASDAAVEAGRPDVRLAVAHLAISSAVLAMMSEILVGSIEETAASLGMSKAFIGVIILALIGGAPESVAAVAVARRNKLDLTMGIAVGSSVQIALFVAPVLVLASYFMAPQPLNLMVGNAGIMIIMLPVLLLSMLVGDGRSNWFKGVQLLSVYLLIALFCYFLPDTSGTSFSSP, translated from the coding sequence ATGAAGTTTCTTCTGGTTTTCGTCCCTCTGGCCGTCATTTTCGAGCATTGGACCTCGGTGCCGGCGGGGTTCCGGTTCGCTACCGCCGCTCTTGCCATCATTCCGTTGGCCGCAGCGATGGTCGATGCCACCGAACGGATATCCCATCGCACGGGGCCGACGGTCGGCGGTTTGCTCAACGCCACTTTCGGCAATGCTCCGGAGTTGATCATTTCGCTGATGGCTTTGCGCGCAGGATTGATCGAAGTCGTCAAGGCTTCGATCGTGGGCGTCATCCTCGGCAATCTCTTGTTCGTGCTCGGGCTGGCATTTCTGCTGGGAGGCTTGCGGTTCCATGTCCAGAAGTTCAATCGGCATGGTGCCCGGATCCAGCGGGCGGTGTTGATGGTCGCGGCCATCAGCATCGTGGTGCCCAGCGTATTTGACAATTTCATACCCCCGGAGATGATCGACCGGGAGGACGGGCTCAATGTCTGCGTCGCGCTGGTGTTGCTGGCGACCTATGCTTTACTTTTGGTCTTCATGTTGAAGACTCACCCCGACTATTTCGCGTCGGAAGAAGCCGCCTCGGATGCCGCTGTCGAGGCGGGCCGCCCGGACGTCAGGTTGGCCGTGGCGCATCTGGCAATCTCCTCGGCCGTACTCGCGATGATGAGCGAAATACTGGTCGGCTCGATCGAGGAAACAGCGGCCAGTCTCGGTATGTCGAAGGCGTTCATCGGCGTGATCATTCTCGCTTTGATCGGTGGCGCTCCGGAAAGTGTGGCGGCGGTAGCGGTGGCGCGCAGGAACAAGCTGGATCTCACCATGGGCATCGCCGTCGGCAGCAGTGTGCAGATCGCGCTGTTCGTGGCCCCGGTGCTCGTGCTGGCGAGTTACTTCATGGCGCCCCAGCCGTTGAACCTGATGGTGGGTAATGCCGGTATCATGATCATCATGCTCCCCGTTCTGTTACTATCCATGCTGGTGGGGGACGGCAGGTCGAACTGGTTCAAGGGCGTGCAGCTGCTGAGCGTGTACCTGCTCATCGCGCTTTTTTGTTATTTCCTCCCCGATACCTCGGGGACGTCTTTTTCCAGCCCTTGA
- the smbP gene encoding small metal-binding protein SmbP, whose amino-acid sequence MNVLNRGIIRGLLTAAFVAILGLNAAQAAENHKAEALKHAEAAVAAGNAAGVAEHAEAAKTHAAAANAEKKSPHYDAAITSLNSAIEHGKMGHADIAKKSAEEAVTHLKAAP is encoded by the coding sequence ATGAACGTTCTGAACAGAGGCATCATCAGGGGGCTGCTGACCGCGGCATTCGTCGCGATACTCGGCCTAAACGCAGCGCAGGCTGCGGAAAATCACAAGGCCGAGGCGTTGAAGCATGCCGAAGCGGCAGTCGCTGCTGGCAATGCGGCGGGCGTAGCGGAACATGCGGAGGCCGCGAAGACCCATGCCGCCGCCGCAAATGCGGAAAAGAAAAGTCCCCATTACGACGCTGCGATCACGAGCCTGAACAGCGCCATCGAGCACGGGAAAATGGGCCATGCCGATATCGCCAAGAAATCGGCCGAGGAAGCCGTCACCCACCTGAAAGCCGCGCCCTGA
- a CDS encoding PhoX family protein, producing the protein MLKKKRFLATAVGMALAGAAASPVMAAVKGTIPVKSVEFIGMAAPETAEERAAAYTTAKVKVTFKSGGSRVYDLNYNTLFYNTDTIGGVTAGAIYDVTGTPLLDSNGNPMIAETPDANSLIRIPARGGDKLFLVTHFEYDWLDTAGADQYGKQPMTMSLASIAQDGKTGRLAATSLKNIDMSAIDGLWIPCAGSLSPWNTHLGSEEYEPDGRCQVEGSCASGSIGLEAMERYLAGTKVANVYNYGIVPEVRVGKNGQTRVVRHRTLGRISRELVQVLPDERTVFQGDDGTYNVLTMFVADRKRDLSAGTLYAAKWIQTSAENGGEADLAWVRLGHASDAELDALVASGVTFADIFETAPVSKLADGSYEAPPAGFRQIIAGHNKGQVENLKLKPGMETAAAFLETRRYAAYLGATSEFEKFEGVTANARDRKVYLAMTRLSSGMEDKPKDPANHIRIPKLLAGAVYQMDLGSFKLDTEGQRIDSKYVGTHMKALVLGQDIAKDAAGNTAAVDRIANPDNLKYSEKMRTLFIGEDSSTLHINNFLWAYNVDTGKLSRILSLPAGAESTGLQAIDSLGGYAYIMSNYQHAGDYSSNIDPALKGQLEPLIDKSKAAVGYLGGMPAFK; encoded by the coding sequence ATGCTGAAAAAAAAAAGATTTCTGGCCACGGCGGTTGGCATGGCGCTGGCGGGTGCGGCGGCATCTCCCGTCATGGCCGCCGTCAAAGGCACGATTCCAGTGAAGTCGGTGGAATTCATCGGGATGGCTGCGCCCGAAACCGCGGAGGAACGGGCCGCCGCCTACACTACCGCCAAGGTGAAGGTCACATTCAAGAGCGGCGGGAGTCGGGTCTACGATCTCAATTACAACACGCTTTTCTATAACACCGACACTATCGGCGGCGTGACTGCAGGCGCGATCTACGACGTAACCGGAACACCGTTGCTGGATTCGAACGGCAATCCGATGATCGCCGAAACGCCGGACGCAAACAGTTTGATCCGCATCCCGGCCAGGGGCGGCGACAAGCTTTTTCTGGTCACTCACTTCGAATACGACTGGCTGGATACCGCCGGAGCCGACCAGTACGGCAAGCAGCCGATGACCATGAGTTTGGCGAGCATCGCGCAAGACGGAAAAACCGGGAGGCTCGCGGCGACCAGCCTCAAAAACATCGACATGTCGGCCATCGATGGCTTGTGGATTCCCTGTGCGGGCTCTCTCTCGCCCTGGAACACCCATCTCGGCAGCGAGGAATACGAACCGGATGGCCGTTGCCAGGTCGAAGGCTCCTGTGCGAGCGGATCCATTGGTCTCGAAGCGATGGAGCGTTACCTCGCAGGGACCAAGGTGGCCAACGTCTACAACTACGGCATCGTGCCTGAGGTCAGGGTCGGAAAAAACGGTCAAACCCGGGTCGTCCGGCATCGAACCCTGGGCCGGATTTCCCGCGAACTGGTTCAGGTGCTGCCGGATGAACGCACAGTGTTCCAGGGCGACGACGGTACCTACAACGTGCTGACGATGTTCGTGGCGGACCGGAAGCGTGATCTGTCGGCGGGAACGCTATATGCTGCGAAATGGATTCAAACCAGCGCCGAAAATGGCGGTGAAGCCGATCTGGCATGGGTCCGCCTGGGCCATGCCAGCGACGCCGAGCTGGACGCACTGGTGGCGAGCGGCGTGACCTTTGCCGACATCTTCGAAACCGCACCGGTGAGCAAGCTGGCCGACGGTTCCTATGAAGCGCCTCCGGCAGGTTTCAGGCAGATCATCGCCGGCCATAACAAAGGGCAGGTCGAAAACCTGAAGCTCAAGCCCGGTATGGAAACGGCGGCGGCATTCCTGGAGACGCGCCGCTACGCCGCCTACCTCGGGGCCACCTCGGAATTCGAGAAATTCGAAGGTGTGACGGCCAACGCCCGCGACCGGAAAGTCTATCTGGCGATGACGCGGCTGAGCAGTGGCATGGAGGACAAGCCGAAGGATCCGGCCAACCACATCCGTATTCCCAAATTGCTGGCCGGCGCGGTCTACCAGATGGATCTCGGTTCCTTTAAGCTGGACACCGAGGGCCAAAGGATAGACAGCAAATACGTGGGGACTCACATGAAGGCCCTGGTGCTGGGACAGGACATCGCCAAGGATGCTGCGGGCAACACTGCCGCAGTCGACAGGATCGCCAATCCGGACAATCTGAAGTATTCGGAGAAAATGCGCACCCTGTTCATCGGCGAGGACAGCAGCACGCTCCATATCAACAATTTCCTATGGGCCTACAACGTCGATACCGGCAAATTGTCCCGCATCCTCTCCCTGCCGGCGGGTGCGGAAAGTACCGGGCTCCAGGCGATCGACTCCTTGGGCGGCTATGCCTACATCATGAGCAACTATCAGCATGCCGGCGATTATTCATCCAACATCGACCCGGCTCTCAAAGGACAGCTCGAACCGCTGATCGACAAGTCCAAGGCGGCGGTCGGCTATCTGGGAGGCATGCCGGCTTTCAAGTGA
- a CDS encoding alkaline phosphatase PhoX, whose amino-acid sequence MRHMLTTAAASALCGYLGAAGAEAMDFDPIPASAYAEATTDKTILDAVPWLIPDGYTQRIVSDETDLNIYQLNDRPAFIVTNETGPLAGRYLYRTHETYPGKDAHRDGRTGGALSVVDMETGATRLLATRADWEVLDGLAWTPWGSLLFAEETDEPQYPDPDYPDAKRGLVYELKLNKDDPTVAQSVTALPALGAVRHEAVEFDHKGNVYLSSSNRDSYIYKFVPKKRGNLSKGKLYALRVKNGGQTGSAKWVPLNMNQARIDAHEAARAANATPYCNPEDIELIGQKLYVAVKCEPRIDGVDGPGVILSVTLGNKPKATYFVEVGKNVPAQNAATGITGFFRPETLAEGPDGKLWITEDTQPSDIWVADTHTEADGLSSGVKLFASLKDAEAVGTGIYFGADAGTLYVNVHDSATGNDKTMAITGQHSH is encoded by the coding sequence ATGCGACACATGCTCACCACCGCCGCGGCTTCCGCATTATGCGGCTACCTCGGCGCAGCGGGAGCCGAAGCCATGGACTTCGATCCGATTCCCGCGTCGGCCTACGCAGAAGCCACGACCGACAAAACGATCCTCGATGCCGTACCCTGGCTCATTCCGGACGGTTATACCCAGCGGATCGTCTCGGACGAAACCGATCTGAACATCTACCAGCTCAACGATCGCCCGGCCTTTATCGTCACGAACGAAACCGGCCCGCTGGCAGGCCGCTACCTGTACCGCACCCATGAAACCTATCCAGGCAAGGACGCCCATCGGGACGGGAGAACCGGCGGTGCGCTTTCGGTGGTCGACATGGAAACCGGTGCCACCCGGCTGCTGGCGACCCGCGCCGACTGGGAGGTGCTGGACGGATTGGCCTGGACGCCCTGGGGTTCCCTGCTGTTCGCCGAGGAAACCGACGAGCCGCAATATCCCGATCCGGATTATCCCGATGCCAAACGGGGTCTCGTTTACGAGCTGAAGCTGAACAAGGACGACCCCACCGTGGCCCAGTCGGTAACGGCCCTACCCGCGCTGGGAGCTGTCCGCCACGAAGCGGTCGAGTTCGACCACAAAGGCAATGTCTATCTGTCCAGCTCGAACCGGGACAGTTACATCTATAAGTTCGTGCCGAAAAAGCGCGGCAACCTGAGCAAAGGCAAACTCTATGCGCTGCGCGTCAAGAACGGTGGCCAGACCGGCAGCGCGAAATGGGTTCCGCTCAACATGAACCAGGCCCGGATCGATGCGCACGAGGCGGCGCGCGCCGCCAATGCGACACCCTACTGCAATCCGGAGGACATCGAACTGATCGGCCAGAAATTGTACGTGGCGGTGAAGTGCGAACCCCGGATCGACGGCGTCGACGGTCCCGGCGTAATCCTATCCGTCACGCTGGGCAACAAGCCCAAGGCCACCTATTTCGTCGAGGTCGGTAAGAACGTTCCTGCCCAAAATGCGGCGACCGGAATCACCGGTTTCTTTCGCCCGGAAACTCTCGCTGAGGGACCCGATGGGAAACTTTGGATCACGGAGGACACTCAGCCGAGCGACATCTGGGTGGCTGATACCCATACGGAAGCCGACGGCCTGAGCAGCGGCGTGAAGCTTTTCGCCTCCCTGAAGGATGCCGAAGCGGTGGGTACGGGCATCTATTTCGGCGCCGATGCCGGCACCTTGTACGTCAACGTCCACGACTCGGCCACCGGCAACGACAAGACCATGGCGATCACCGGACAGCATAGCCATTGA
- a CDS encoding HMA2 domain-containing protein has translation MLRAEVVHCLPGRLRLRIPEKRGDEAVLRQLASGLATHPQVVSVEVRSATGGLLVVHTLGEAWQAIARHAVDRNLFAVTAPAASVAPPTIAEATVAGFKVINRRIRRATGGVIDFQSAMFLTFVGFAVHQARQGHMLGPVSTLLVNAYGFLKEKGH, from the coding sequence ATGCTGAGGGCGGAGGTCGTTCATTGCCTGCCTGGCAGGCTGCGCTTGCGCATCCCCGAAAAACGCGGTGACGAGGCAGTGTTGCGGCAATTGGCGAGCGGTTTGGCCACGCACCCGCAAGTCGTATCGGTGGAAGTCCGTTCCGCTACCGGCGGTCTGCTGGTGGTCCATACTCTGGGCGAGGCCTGGCAGGCGATCGCCCGCCATGCCGTCGATCGCAACTTGTTCGCCGTCACCGCGCCGGCGGCATCGGTTGCTCCTCCCACCATCGCGGAAGCGACCGTGGCGGGCTTCAAGGTCATCAACCGGCGGATTCGCCGGGCGACCGGGGGGGTGATCGATTTCCAATCCGCGATGTTTCTGACGTTTGTCGGATTTGCGGTTCATCAGGCCAGACAAGGTCATATGCTGGGTCCGGTGTCGACCTTGCTGGTCAATGCCTACGGTTTTCTGAAAGAGAAAGGCCACTGA
- a CDS encoding EcsC family protein — MAVKLLPHSWYAALHRGVEAAVARALDAAISSLNGSARPLADRRYRMLGVVSGAVGGFFGGPALLLEMPLTTVVMLRAIADIARQEGEDVESLEGQLACLEVFAMGGRSSDDDAADTGYYGLRLALEAPLSSAARHIARRGLDRRSAPALVNLIGRISERFGVVLSERAAAKLIPVVGALGGAFINNVFIQHFQDTARSHFTIRRLERKYSRSLIEAEYKKLKRRPGKASVRYTALAA; from the coding sequence ATGGCCGTGAAGCTGCTGCCGCATTCGTGGTACGCGGCGCTGCATCGCGGCGTCGAAGCTGCCGTTGCCAGGGCACTCGACGCGGCGATCAGCAGCTTGAACGGCTCGGCCCGGCCGCTGGCCGATCGCCGTTACCGGATGCTGGGCGTGGTGTCCGGCGCAGTCGGCGGCTTCTTCGGCGGGCCGGCGCTGCTGCTGGAAATGCCGCTGACGACGGTCGTCATGCTTCGGGCGATCGCCGACATCGCGCGGCAGGAAGGAGAAGACGTGGAATCGCTCGAGGGCCAGCTCGCCTGTCTTGAGGTCTTCGCGATGGGGGGGCGTTCCAGCGACGATGATGCGGCCGATACGGGCTATTACGGCCTCCGTCTTGCGCTGGAAGCGCCGCTATCCAGCGCGGCCCGGCATATCGCGCGCCGCGGCTTGGATCGCAGAAGCGCGCCGGCGCTGGTCAATCTGATCGGCCGTATTTCCGAACGTTTCGGCGTGGTGCTTTCGGAACGGGCCGCAGCTAAACTCATTCCCGTTGTCGGCGCCTTGGGGGGCGCATTTATCAACAACGTGTTCATTCAACACTTTCAGGATACCGCGCGCAGCCACTTTACTATTCGTCGATTAGAGCGAAAATACTCAAGATCGCTCATCGAAGCTGAATACAAGAAGTTGAAACGCCGGCCCGGAAAAGCCTCCGTCCGGTATACTGCATTGGCTGCCTGA
- a CDS encoding DUF5132 domain-containing protein, which yields MPQIKEFFDQLPPVNEVLNNDIVKGVAIGAGVVALAGLALPAAARAARPMARSTVKAAILFSEKSREILAEAAENLEDIVAEVKAELAAGAAAGAAAAEAAAEAKGAEAAD from the coding sequence ATGCCCCAGATCAAAGAGTTTTTCGACCAATTGCCGCCCGTCAACGAGGTTCTGAACAACGACATCGTCAAGGGCGTCGCGATCGGTGCTGGCGTCGTGGCCCTGGCCGGTTTGGCGCTCCCCGCCGCAGCGCGGGCTGCGCGGCCCATGGCGCGATCGACCGTCAAAGCCGCCATTCTGTTTTCGGAAAAGAGCCGCGAAATCCTGGCTGAAGCCGCCGAGAACCTCGAAGACATCGTCGCGGAAGTCAAGGCCGAACTCGCGGCCGGTGCCGCTGCCGGGGCAGCGGCGGCCGAGGCCGCGGCGGAGGCCAAAGGGGCTGAGGCGGCCGATTGA